GCATTAGAACAATATGTTGATTTAATTGTTGAATCTGGTTCAGAAGGAGACAATGATAATCAAAATATTATTGATAAGCTTAATATGATCTTGAATAATGAGGTTCAAGAGACTGATACTGCTAATAATACGGAGAGTACTAATGATACATCTGCAAAAGAAGAGACATTATCAGATTCAGAAAAAAGAAAACATCTAAATATCAATTTTACTGATTTTGAAAAAAATGCAATCAGTAAAGCGTATGAAGAAGATTTTAAGGTTTATGGAATAACCATTTATATAAGTGAAAGTTGTGTATTAAAATCAGCTAGAGCTTTTATTGTATTTAGAACCCTTGAAAAATTAGGACAAGTTATAAAGTCCTATCCTGCAGTTCAAGACATTGAAGATGAAAAATTTGATACTAATTTCTCTACCTTCATAGTAACTAAAGAGGATTCTTCTAATATTATAAAAGAATTAAGTTCCATCGCTGAAGTTACAGAAGTGTTAACAGATGAAATTAATATCCCTAGTGAACAAAAACAAGAGGTTGTAGAACAACAGACTAATGTAGCAGGTAATGATAAAAAAGCTAATAAAGAGAAGAATAATACTTCTAATAAAACCAATTTATCTAAACCAAAGACAAATAGAACTGTAAGAGTAGATATAGAAAGACTAGATACTCTTATGAATTTGGTAAGTGAGCTTATTATTATAAAAAATGGCTTAGAAACTATAGAATTAAAAAATACCAGCCAGAATTTTAATGAACAAATAGAATATCTTGAAAGGATTACGACTAATCTACATGATGCTGTAATGAAAGTCAGAATGGTTCCAATAGAACGTGTATTTAATCGTTTCCCAAGATTGATTCGTGACTTATCCAGAAAACTTAATAAAAAGATTGAATTACATATGTCTGGTGAAGAAACTGAACTAGATAGAACAGTTATAGATGAGATAGGTGATCCTTTAGTTCATTTATTAAGAAATGCAGGAGATCATGGATTAGAGACTCCAGATGTAAGGGTGAAAGCTGGCAAAGATCCAGTAGGTAATATTGACCTTAGGGCTTATCAAGATGGAAATAATGTAATTATTGAAGTTAACGATGATGGTAATGGTATTGATGTAAGTAAGATCAAGAATAAAGCTATAAGTAATGGTGTTCTATCAGCAGAACAAGCTGATAGTATGAGCGACCAAGAGATAATTGAATTATTATTCAGACCTAGTTTCAGTACTGCAGAAAAAATATCAGATGTATCTGGCAGGGGTGTAGGTCTAGACGTAGTCAAGACTAAAATAGAGGCTCTTGGTGGTGATATTGAAGTTAAGACTGAACTTGGCAAGGGTAGTAAGTTTATTATTAGACTTCCTCTTACACTTGCTATTATACAAGCTCTAATGGTTAATCTTGGTGAAGAAAAATATGCAATACCTCTAAACACTATTCAAAATATAGAAGATGTATTAATTTCTGATATCAAATACATTCAAAACCAAGAGGTCATTAATCTTAGAGGTCATGTAATACCAATTATAAGGCTACATGATAAATTAGATATTCCAAGTGTTGATGCAGAAAAAGATTCTTTAACAGTAGTTATTGTAAATAAAGGAGAAAAACAAGCAGGAATAGTAGTTGATTCTCTAATTGGACAACAAGAGATAGTAATTAAAACACTAGGTAAATATTTAACTAATATCAAATTGATTGCAGGAGCTACTATACTTGGTGATGGTGAGGTTGCATTAATTTTGGATGTCAATTCATTAGTATAATAGGAGGGCCTAAAATGGAAGAAAATAAAAATCAAGAGTTAATACAATTTATAGTTGCAAAAATTGGTCATGAACAATACGGAGTTAATATACAATTTGTACATAATATTGAAAGAATGTTGAAAGTTACTAGAGTTCCAAAAGCACCATACTATATAAAAGGTGTTATTAATCTAAGAGGAGATATTATTCCTGTAATGAGTTTAAGGTTGAAATTTGGGCTAGAACCAGATGAGTATACCAATAACACAAGAATCATTATAGTAAAATTAGATGGTAATCCAATGGGACTTATTGTTGATGAAGTAAAAGAAGTCATAAACTTGACTGAAGAAGATATTGAAAAAATATCAAAAGATTCCAATGACGAGAAATCAAATTATGTTCAAGGTGTTGGTAAGATAGGAAAAGAATTAGTAACACTACTTAATATTGATGGCTTAATAAATACTAATGATTAAACGACTAAACTGACTAGATATAATAGACAAAAATGAATGTTTCATGTCTTATGTGAAGGGATTGGATATTTTAATGGATAATATTAATATTGATACTTTAGATAATATACAGCTGGATGTTTTAAGAGAAATTGGTAATATTGGGGCAGGTAATGCTACAACTGCCCTCTCTCAAATGATTAACAAAAAAATTGATATGGGAGTACCTAAGGTTAATATATCTGAATTCAAGGAACTATCAGAGGTATTAGGCGGTGCTGAAAATCAAGTTGTTGGAATACTTCTTAATGTTGAAGGTGAAATCAATGGAATGATGATGTTTGTACTTGAGAAAGTATCGGCACATAATTTAGTTAATATTCTTATGGGAAAAGAACTAAATACTTTTGAAGATTTTACTGAAATAGATTTATCCGCTTTGAAAGAAATAGGAAATATTATAACTGGTGCATACTTAAATTCATTATCATCATTAACTAATTTGAAAATCATATCATCTATACCATATATGGCTATTGACATGGCTGGAGCAATACTGAGCGTACCTGCTATTGAATTCGGTAAAATTGGGGACAAAGCATTATTAATACAAACAGAATTTGGCGAAGGTGAGGATAAAGTATTCGGTAACTTTATATTGATTCCTGATGTTAAATCCTATGGGACAATATTAAAATCTCTAGGGATAACAGAATAATATATGGATGAGAAAATAAAGGTTGGGATGGCAGACCTTAATGTCTGTGCTTCCCCAGGTATACTGACAACGCTTGGACTAGGTTCATGTGTAGGTATTGTGCTATATGATCCAATCAAGAAGGTTGGAGGACTTGCACATATTATGCTACCCGATAGTACTCAGATAAAAAACAATAGCAATTTGGCTAAATTTGCGGACACTGGTATAAAAAAATTAATTGATGATATGACTAGATTAGGTGCCAACAAGAATCGACTTGTAGCAAAGTTGGCAGGAGGAGCACAGATGTTCTCATTTAAGAGCAGCAATGATTTGATGAGAATAGGTGAAAGAAATGTTGAGGCGTCAGTTAAGATGTTGAAAACGTTAGGAATCAAGGTCCTTTCACAGGATACAGGTGAAAACTATGGTAGAACAATAGAATTTTATACAGAAAACGGAGATTTATTAATTAAAACAATTGGTAAAGACATAAAAATCATATAAGGATGGTAAGCAACATGGTTAGAAATTTACGTATCATAATAATGCTTATAGCAGGTATTATTGTTTGTATACTAGGTTTAATGAATAGATATGATATCAAAACACTAACTATTACAATGATTATCGTTTTAGCTATATTTTTCATCTTAGGTTCTATCATACAAAAAATAATCAATAGGTTATATGCACAGGTAGATAAGAGAGAGAAAGAAAAGAAGCTTAACGAACTAAATAAAAAATTAGAAGAAATCGATAATAAAGATGACGATAATGAAGAAATAGAAGATGATAATGAACCCGTAGAAGATGATAAAATAGACTAAAAACTTTAACGGAGGCTAAAATGGATGAGAAGAGTAGGGTAATATTATGGCAAAAGTATTCAAAAGAAAAATCATTTGATATAAAAGAAAAGTTAATCATAGAATATGCACAATTGGTTAAGGTTGTGGCTGGTAGGCTAAATATGTATCTTGGTAATAATGTTGAATACGAAGATCTTGTAGGTTATGGTGTTTTTGGTCTAATTGATGCAATAGACAAATTTAATTTTGAAAAGGGAGTCAAGTTCGAGACTTATGCCTCACTTAGAATTAGAGGTGCTATATTAGACAACATAAGACGTATGGACTGGATTCCAAGATCACTTAGGAAAAAACAAAAATTAATAGACAATGCTAACTCCAAATTGGAAAATGATCTAGGGCGATTAGCTACTGATGAAGAAATAGCTTGTGAGCTTGATATAACTCTAAAAGAATATAAAAAGTGGTTGAATCAAACGAAGTTATTGACCTTAACATCACTTGAAGAATATATTGAGCAAGGAAGCGAAATTAGAATTGAGCCTATGAACAAATCTAGATATACGCAGCCTGAAAGAGTTGTTGAGAAAAATGAACTTAAGGAAATTCTAGCTGAGGTTATTGATAATTTATTGGAAAATGAAAAGCGGGTTATAGTTTTATACTATTTTGAAGAACTAACGTTAAAAGAAATAAGTCAGATTTTAGGGGTATCTGAGTCAAGGGTATCTCAGATACATACTAAGGCACTAAAAAAATTAAAAATAAAGTTGGGTAATAACATGGAACTTTTAGCAGGTTTCTAGTTTCTGGGGGAGTGATAATATGGATACCAATATTTATGATGGATATTTTAATTTATTAAACAAAGAAGATGGTTTGTATATTAAGTTGTTTCCAAGTAAGGATAATGGAAAGAACATAGAACTAGACGACATAGTTACAACTTTGGAGAACAAGAATATAATTAACTTCGATAAAGATCTATTAATGAAAGAATTAAATTCTTTAGAAGAAACAAAAGAATTCAAAATATCCGATTCTATCATAGATACAATTAATGAGACTATGGATATAAATGTTTCTATGGATAAATTAAGTGTTTATATTAGATTTTATCATCCTGTCGGAGAGGGGAAAACTCTATCAAGTGAAGATATAGCTAGGAAATTGAAAGAGAAAAACATTGTTTTTGGAATAGAGCATGAAAAAATCGAATTAATTGCTAATAACAAGAAATACAATCAAGATATATTAATAGCAAAAGGATTAAAGCCTATAGAAGGAAAAGATGGCAGAATAGAATATCTATTTGATACAGAGAAAAAATTAAAACCTCATATGAATAATGATGGTACTGTAGATTACCATAAGCTTAATCTCATAACTAATGTT
The window above is part of the Vallitalea guaymasensis genome. Proteins encoded here:
- a CDS encoding chemotaxis protein CheA, whose product is MDISQYLEIFIEESKEHLQSLNESLLELEKNTDNVELINEVFRVAHTLKGMAATMGYKRMQKLTHDMENVLSEIRNGSIKVEANLLDVLFQCLDALEQYVDLIVESGSEGDNDNQNIIDKLNMILNNEVQETDTANNTESTNDTSAKEETLSDSEKRKHLNINFTDFEKNAISKAYEEDFKVYGITIYISESCVLKSARAFIVFRTLEKLGQVIKSYPAVQDIEDEKFDTNFSTFIVTKEDSSNIIKELSSIAEVTEVLTDEINIPSEQKQEVVEQQTNVAGNDKKANKEKNNTSNKTNLSKPKTNRTVRVDIERLDTLMNLVSELIIIKNGLETIELKNTSQNFNEQIEYLERITTNLHDAVMKVRMVPIERVFNRFPRLIRDLSRKLNKKIELHMSGEETELDRTVIDEIGDPLVHLLRNAGDHGLETPDVRVKAGKDPVGNIDLRAYQDGNNVIIEVNDDGNGIDVSKIKNKAISNGVLSAEQADSMSDQEIIELLFRPSFSTAEKISDVSGRGVGLDVVKTKIEALGGDIEVKTELGKGSKFIIRLPLTLAIIQALMVNLGEEKYAIPLNTIQNIEDVLISDIKYIQNQEVINLRGHVIPIIRLHDKLDIPSVDAEKDSLTVVIVNKGEKQAGIVVDSLIGQQEIVIKTLGKYLTNIKLIAGATILGDGEVALILDVNSLV
- a CDS encoding chemotaxis protein CheW, which gives rise to MEENKNQELIQFIVAKIGHEQYGVNIQFVHNIERMLKVTRVPKAPYYIKGVINLRGDIIPVMSLRLKFGLEPDEYTNNTRIIIVKLDGNPMGLIVDEVKEVINLTEEDIEKISKDSNDEKSNYVQGVGKIGKELVTLLNIDGLINTND
- a CDS encoding chemotaxis protein CheC, which produces MDNINIDTLDNIQLDVLREIGNIGAGNATTALSQMINKKIDMGVPKVNISEFKELSEVLGGAENQVVGILLNVEGEINGMMMFVLEKVSAHNLVNILMGKELNTFEDFTEIDLSALKEIGNIITGAYLNSLSSLTNLKIISSIPYMAIDMAGAILSVPAIEFGKIGDKALLIQTEFGEGEDKVFGNFILIPDVKSYGTILKSLGITE
- a CDS encoding chemotaxis protein CheD; translation: MDEKIKVGMADLNVCASPGILTTLGLGSCVGIVLYDPIKKVGGLAHIMLPDSTQIKNNSNLAKFADTGIKKLIDDMTRLGANKNRLVAKLAGGAQMFSFKSSNDLMRIGERNVEASVKMLKTLGIKVLSQDTGENYGRTIEFYTENGDLLIKTIGKDIKII
- a CDS encoding FliA/WhiG family RNA polymerase sigma factor, with the translated sequence MDEKSRVILWQKYSKEKSFDIKEKLIIEYAQLVKVVAGRLNMYLGNNVEYEDLVGYGVFGLIDAIDKFNFEKGVKFETYASLRIRGAILDNIRRMDWIPRSLRKKQKLIDNANSKLENDLGRLATDEEIACELDITLKEYKKWLNQTKLLTLTSLEEYIEQGSEIRIEPMNKSRYTQPERVVEKNELKEILAEVIDNLLENEKRVIVLYYFEELTLKEISQILGVSESRVSQIHTKALKKLKIKLGNNMELLAGF